Proteins encoded within one genomic window of Alcanivorax sp. REN37:
- a CDS encoding EAL domain-containing protein yields MPLAHLIDYFNHQYRLEYGEHADAALVQTPERRIQARFAGLTLDSAFQPIIRTDTGATVAHEALLRATAASQRRLSPASVFMLPTAAGEVVLLDRLCRTLHALNALLLELPAGQLLALNVHPRHLTSVLHRHGQVFEAVLRQLGLSPQQVILEISAAAVLQVPHLQQAVDNYRARGYRLALDDVPVQAAPQPAWLAWQPDWIKLDLRSGPLDWPALNAWRREWPSDAELVAVGATAAQLPHLADLGIQHAQGDQLAPPCSALTRSPLFNVQGSVQS; encoded by the coding sequence ATGCCGTTGGCGCACCTGATCGACTACTTCAACCATCAGTACCGGCTCGAATACGGCGAGCACGCGGACGCGGCGCTGGTGCAGACGCCGGAGCGGCGCATCCAAGCTCGCTTCGCCGGGCTGACGCTGGATTCGGCATTTCAGCCCATCATCCGCACCGACACCGGTGCGACGGTGGCCCATGAAGCCTTGTTGCGCGCCACCGCCGCATCGCAACGGCGGCTGTCGCCGGCCAGCGTGTTCATGCTGCCCACCGCAGCCGGGGAAGTGGTGCTGCTCGACCGCCTGTGCCGCACCCTGCACGCGCTCAATGCGTTGTTGTTGGAACTGCCGGCCGGCCAGCTGTTGGCGCTCAATGTGCACCCGCGCCATCTGACCAGTGTGCTGCACCGCCATGGCCAAGTGTTCGAGGCGGTGCTGCGGCAGCTGGGGCTGTCACCGCAGCAAGTGATACTGGAAATCAGTGCCGCCGCTGTGCTGCAAGTGCCGCACCTGCAGCAGGCGGTGGACAATTACCGCGCCCGCGGCTACCGGCTAGCGTTGGACGACGTACCAGTGCAGGCAGCGCCGCAGCCGGCTTGGCTGGCGTGGCAGCCAGATTGGATTAAGCTCGATTTGCGCAGCGGCCCGCTGGATTGGCCGGCGCTCAACGCCTGGCGCCGGGAATGGCCCAGCGATGCCGAGCTGGTGGCGGTCGGCGCCACTGCGGCGCAGCTACCGCACTTGGCCGACCTCGGCATCCAGCATGCCCAAGGGGACCAGCTGGCACCGCCTTGTTCGGCGCTGACCCGTTCACCGTTGTTCAACGTTCAAGGGAGTGTGCAGTCGTGA
- a CDS encoding porin yields the protein MKNPVIQRTLLAAALAAAVPSLALANPAAPMFYGTLHLSVDVQDSDAPGDDTAVNASSNASFIGLRGNLQLQPQLKVIYQVEALVNLVQDTDFRVNRDTFLGATGDWGLVRIGRFDTPTKVLRSRIDLFNNQVGDARNVVHADGLDRRLNNSIHYRTPVWSGVTGNVQLSTNNADASNQPSGNRQDNDVFVYSVSIQHDTDHSYLAFSHDHDRDNREKAYRLAGYYDLGPARLTALYQRTEKTPDAGATGIAAFDTQAWGVGLRYKVAPKVALKTQYYQLLIDNPADDKVSQIAVGADYQYAPTLQFYANYAFTDNDGPIRRTPYNVARTSTTQAGEKPSGFTVGTVFRF from the coding sequence ATGAAAAACCCTGTCATTCAGCGCACGCTGCTGGCGGCCGCGCTGGCCGCGGCAGTGCCGTCACTGGCCTTGGCCAACCCGGCTGCTCCCATGTTCTACGGCACCCTGCATCTGTCGGTGGACGTGCAGGACAGTGACGCCCCCGGCGACGACACCGCCGTCAACGCCTCCAGCAACGCCAGCTTTATCGGCCTGCGCGGCAACCTGCAGCTGCAACCGCAACTGAAAGTGATCTACCAAGTGGAAGCGCTGGTGAACCTGGTGCAGGACACTGACTTCCGCGTCAACCGCGACACCTTCCTTGGCGCCACCGGCGACTGGGGTCTGGTGCGGATCGGTCGCTTCGATACCCCGACCAAGGTACTGCGCAGCCGCATCGATCTGTTCAACAACCAAGTTGGCGACGCCCGTAACGTGGTGCACGCCGATGGCCTCGACCGCCGCCTCAACAACAGCATTCACTACCGCACCCCGGTGTGGTCCGGGGTCACCGGCAACGTACAGCTGTCCACCAACAATGCCGATGCGTCCAACCAGCCGTCCGGTAACCGCCAAGACAACGACGTGTTCGTCTACAGCGTGTCGATCCAGCACGACACCGACCATAGCTACCTGGCGTTCTCCCACGATCACGACCGCGACAACCGCGAGAAAGCCTATCGCTTGGCCGGCTACTACGACCTCGGCCCGGCACGGCTGACGGCGCTCTACCAACGCACCGAGAAAACGCCGGATGCCGGCGCCACCGGCATTGCCGCCTTCGACACCCAGGCCTGGGGTGTTGGTTTGCGCTACAAGGTGGCCCCCAAAGTGGCGCTGAAGACCCAGTACTATCAGCTGCTGATCGACAACCCGGCGGACGACAAGGTGTCGCAGATTGCTGTGGGCGCCGACTACCAGTACGCGCCGACGTTGCAGTTCTATGCCAACTACGCGTTCACCGACAACGACGGCCCGATCCGCCGCACGCCCTACAACGTGGCGCGTACCTCCACCACTCAGGCCGGCGAAAAGCCGTCCGGTTTCACGGTCGGCACCGTGTTCCGGTTCTGA
- a CDS encoding sulfate ABC transporter substrate-binding protein — protein sequence MPQHLRWILAVTLSLLAGAASADRQLLNVSYDPTRELYRQYNQLFSEHWKQTTGETVTVRQSHGGSGAQARTVIDGLEADVVTLALAYDIDAIHDLNPQALTQADWQQALPRNSSPYTSTIVLLVRKGNPKQIKDWDDLVRDDVKVITPNPKTSGGARWNYLAAWGYALDQTGSEEKAYEFVRRLYANVPVLDSGARGATNTFVQRGLGDVFIAWENEALLAIEELGKGKFEIVVPSLSILAEPPVAVVDGNAARRKTTDLATAYLEYLYSPAAQQLIGRHYYRPTEPTAAQAHAAQFPQLKLFTIDDVFGGWRQAQSTHFNDGGVFDRILQENRSVRR from the coding sequence ATGCCCCAACACCTTCGCTGGATACTGGCCGTCACCTTGAGTCTGCTCGCCGGTGCCGCCAGTGCTGACCGCCAGCTGTTGAATGTGTCCTACGACCCCACCCGCGAGCTGTACCGGCAGTACAACCAGCTGTTCAGCGAGCATTGGAAACAAACCACCGGTGAAACCGTCACCGTGCGCCAGTCCCATGGTGGCTCCGGCGCCCAAGCACGCACCGTGATCGATGGCTTGGAAGCCGATGTGGTGACCTTGGCACTGGCCTACGACATCGACGCCATCCACGACCTCAACCCGCAGGCGCTGACGCAGGCGGATTGGCAGCAGGCGTTGCCACGCAACAGCTCGCCCTACACCTCCACCATCGTATTGCTGGTACGCAAGGGAAACCCGAAGCAGATCAAGGATTGGGACGATTTGGTGCGTGACGACGTCAAGGTGATCACGCCGAACCCGAAAACCTCTGGCGGCGCGCGCTGGAATTACCTCGCTGCATGGGGCTATGCGCTGGACCAGACCGGCTCTGAAGAAAAAGCCTATGAGTTTGTGCGCCGGCTGTATGCCAACGTGCCGGTGCTGGACTCCGGTGCTCGCGGCGCCACCAACACCTTCGTGCAGCGCGGCCTCGGTGATGTGTTCATCGCTTGGGAAAACGAAGCGTTGCTGGCGATCGAGGAACTAGGCAAGGGCAAATTCGAAATCGTGGTGCCGAGCTTGAGCATCTTGGCTGAGCCACCGGTGGCGGTAGTGGACGGCAATGCCGCGCGCCGCAAGACCACCGATTTGGCCACCGCCTATCTGGAGTACCTCTACAGCCCAGCGGCGCAGCAGCTGATCGGCCGCCATTATTACCGTCCCACCGAGCCCACTGCGGCGCAGGCCCATGCGGCGCAATTCCCGCAGCTGAAACTGTTCACCATTGATGACGTGTTCGGTGGCTGGCGCCAGGCCCAGAGCACTCACTTCAATGACGGCGGTGTGTTCGACCGCATCCTGCAGGAAAACCGCAGCGTCCGTCGCTGA
- the cysT gene encoding sulfate ABC transporter permease subunit CysT, which yields MWVVRKRTQVMPGFGLTLGFTLFYLGLIVLLPMAALLLYTAQLSGAQFWAAVSDPQVVASYRLSFGAALLAALINLVFGTVVAWVLVRYRFPGQRFLDALVDLPFAMPTAVAGIALVTLFAGNGWIGRWLEPLGLQVAYAPLGVLVALTYIGLPFVVRTLQPVIQDLEPELEEASAILGASRWTTLRRVVLPALTPALLTGFSLALARAIGEYGSVIFISGNIPFLTEITPLLIVAKAEQYDYAGAAALGTLMLLAAFVMLLLINTLQWWAARRHGQ from the coding sequence ATGTGGGTTGTCCGCAAGCGTACTCAGGTGATGCCCGGCTTTGGGCTGACGCTGGGTTTCACGCTGTTTTATCTGGGGCTGATCGTGCTGTTACCGATGGCGGCCCTGTTGCTCTACACCGCGCAGCTCAGCGGTGCTCAGTTTTGGGCAGCGGTGAGCGATCCGCAGGTGGTGGCGTCCTACCGCTTGTCGTTCGGCGCCGCGTTGCTGGCAGCGTTGATCAACCTGGTGTTCGGCACCGTGGTGGCCTGGGTGCTGGTGCGCTACCGCTTCCCCGGGCAGCGTTTCTTGGATGCGCTGGTGGACTTACCGTTCGCCATGCCCACTGCGGTGGCCGGCATTGCGTTGGTGACGCTGTTTGCAGGTAACGGCTGGATTGGCCGCTGGCTGGAGCCGCTCGGCTTGCAGGTGGCCTACGCGCCATTGGGGGTGCTGGTGGCGTTGACCTACATCGGCCTGCCGTTCGTGGTGCGCACGCTGCAGCCAGTGATTCAGGATCTGGAGCCGGAACTGGAGGAAGCCTCGGCGATCCTCGGCGCCAGCCGCTGGACCACACTGCGGCGGGTGGTGCTGCCGGCGTTGACGCCGGCGCTGCTGACCGGCTTTTCGCTGGCCTTGGCGCGCGCCATCGGTGAGTACGGTTCGGTGATTTTTATCTCCGGCAATATTCCGTTTTTAACCGAAATTACGCCGCTGCTGATTGTCGCCAAAGCCGAACAATACGATTACGCCGGCGCTGCCGCGCTCGGCACGCTGATGCTGTTGGCAGCGTTCGTGATGCTGCTGCTGATCAACACCCTGCAATGGTGGGCGGCGCGCCGCCATGGCCAGTAA
- the cysW gene encoding sulfate ABC transporter permease subunit CysW codes for MSEPLTLTGSAAPWRAATQEPHWVRWLLTAVAVAFLALFLLLPLAVVLYSAFEQGLGVWLAAVTEPDAAAAIRLTLLVVLIAVPLNLVFGLAAAWAVTRFQFRGKALLITLIDLPFAISPVVVGLMFVIFLGRHGPVGQWLIEHGLRMIFAVPGIVLVVVFGTLPFVARELIPLMQQQGREEEESSLTLGASGWQTFWHVTLPNVKWGVLYGVILCNARAMGEFGAVAVVSGRIRGETNTLPLHIEVLYNEYQFTAAFAVASLLAGLAVVTLVVKSVVEWLERRRHRDAASA; via the coding sequence ATGTCTGAACCTCTGACGCTCACTGGCAGCGCCGCACCCTGGCGCGCCGCGACCCAGGAACCGCACTGGGTACGCTGGTTGCTGACCGCGGTAGCGGTGGCTTTCCTGGCGTTATTCCTATTGCTGCCGCTGGCGGTGGTGCTCTACAGCGCCTTTGAACAGGGTCTGGGTGTCTGGCTGGCGGCGGTGACTGAACCGGACGCCGCCGCCGCCATCCGCCTGACGTTATTGGTGGTGCTGATTGCGGTGCCGCTGAACCTGGTGTTCGGTTTGGCGGCGGCCTGGGCGGTGACTCGGTTCCAGTTCCGTGGCAAGGCCTTGTTGATCACCCTGATTGATCTGCCGTTTGCGATTTCGCCGGTGGTGGTGGGGTTGATGTTCGTGATCTTCCTCGGCCGTCACGGACCGGTGGGCCAGTGGCTGATTGAGCACGGTTTGCGGATGATCTTCGCGGTGCCTGGCATCGTGCTGGTGGTGGTATTTGGCACCCTGCCGTTCGTGGCGCGGGAGCTGATTCCGCTGATGCAGCAGCAGGGTCGCGAGGAAGAGGAATCCTCGCTCACCCTCGGCGCCAGCGGTTGGCAGACGTTCTGGCACGTTACGCTGCCAAACGTGAAGTGGGGCGTGCTGTACGGCGTGATTTTGTGCAACGCCCGCGCCATGGGCGAGTTCGGCGCGGTAGCGGTGGTGTCCGGCCGCATCCGGGGCGAGACCAACACGCTGCCGCTGCATATCGAAGTGCTCTACAACGAATACCAATTCACCGCCGCCTTTGCCGTGGCGTCGCTGCTGGCCGGGTTGGCGGTGGTGACGCTGGTGGTGAAGTCGGTGGTGGAGTGGCTGGAGCGGCGCCGCCACCGCGACGCGGCCAGCGCTTGA
- a CDS encoding sulfate/molybdate ABC transporter ATP-binding protein, with protein MSIDVIGVNKGFGSFQAVDDVSLHLPGGALTALLGPSGSGKTTLLRIIAGLEQPDSGQVLFHGEDTTGVHVRERGVGFVFQHYALFRHMTVYDNVAYGLKVKPRRERPGKAEIHRQVIRLLELVQLDWTAQRYPSQLSGGQRQRIALARALAAQPKVLLLDEPFGALDAQVRAELRSWLRRLHQEIHLTTVFVTHDQAEALEVADRVVVMNRGRVEQEGSPQTVYDQPANAFVCRFLGEVNPWPEVAGGEVAYVRPHEIQLSLEPQAGGLPARVAAVSLAGPSLRVELHTERAQAPLQVQVPRSSAIAEALRPGVALWAQAQHTRVYPDPALAVSG; from the coding sequence ATGAGTATCGACGTAATCGGGGTCAACAAAGGATTCGGCAGTTTTCAGGCGGTGGACGATGTCAGTTTGCACCTGCCCGGTGGGGCGCTGACGGCGCTGTTGGGGCCGTCCGGTTCCGGCAAGACCACGCTGCTGCGCATTATCGCTGGGCTGGAGCAACCGGACAGCGGCCAGGTGCTGTTCCACGGCGAAGACACCACCGGCGTGCATGTGCGCGAACGCGGCGTTGGCTTCGTGTTTCAGCACTATGCGTTGTTCCGCCATATGACGGTGTACGACAACGTCGCCTACGGCCTGAAAGTGAAGCCGCGTCGCGAGCGGCCCGGTAAAGCCGAGATCCACCGTCAGGTGATACGTCTGTTGGAGCTAGTGCAGCTCGACTGGACTGCCCAGCGCTATCCCAGCCAGCTGTCCGGCGGCCAGCGCCAGCGCATTGCCTTGGCGCGGGCGCTGGCGGCACAGCCGAAGGTGCTGCTGCTGGATGAGCCGTTCGGTGCGCTCGACGCTCAAGTGCGTGCCGAGCTGCGCAGTTGGCTGCGGCGGCTGCACCAGGAAATCCACCTGACCACGGTGTTCGTCACCCACGACCAAGCTGAAGCACTGGAAGTGGCCGACCGGGTGGTGGTGATGAACCGTGGCCGGGTGGAGCAGGAGGGCAGTCCGCAAACGGTTTACGACCAGCCAGCCAACGCTTTCGTGTGCCGCTTCCTGGGTGAAGTGAATCCCTGGCCGGAGGTGGCTGGCGGTGAGGTGGCCTATGTACGGCCCCATGAAATCCAGTTGTCGCTGGAGCCCCAAGCCGGCGGCCTGCCAGCGCGGGTGGCGGCGGTCAGTTTGGCCGGGCCGTCGCTGCGGGTGGAGCTGCATACCGAACGCGCACAGGCGCCGCTGCAAGTACAGGTGCCGCGCTCCAGTGCCATCGCCGAGGCGTTGCGGCCGGGGGTGGCGCTGTGGGCACAGGCGCAGCACACGCGGGTGTATCCCGATCCGGCGCTCGCGGTCAGTGGTTGA
- the ygiD gene encoding 4,5-DOPA dioxygenase extradiol has protein sequence MNPALIDLAALPHTAPLPMLFIGHGSPMNTLEDNSWTARWQQLAQALPRPAAILCISAHWETPSPQASAAHWPQTIHDFRGFPPALQQYQYPAPGAPALAQWLHQHADVTMDAGQGLDHGAWSVLARMYPHADIPVAQLSLARPFDAAAHLALGARLAPLRQRGVLLLASGNVVHNLRDRSTHTPAWAEDFEARAKQALLTRDDDALVALLTEDAAALAANPTAEHYQPLLYLLGARSVEDQVSCPTEGLDQGTLSMLSVLFQPSHS, from the coding sequence ATGAACCCAGCGCTGATCGACCTGGCGGCACTGCCGCACACCGCGCCGCTACCGATGCTATTCATCGGCCACGGCAGCCCGATGAACACGCTGGAAGACAATTCCTGGACTGCGCGTTGGCAGCAGCTGGCACAGGCGCTGCCGCGCCCAGCGGCAATCCTGTGTATCTCTGCCCACTGGGAAACCCCCTCACCGCAGGCCAGCGCCGCCCACTGGCCTCAGACGATTCATGACTTCCGTGGCTTCCCGCCGGCGTTGCAGCAGTATCAGTACCCGGCGCCGGGCGCCCCGGCACTAGCGCAGTGGCTGCACCAGCACGCCGACGTGACCATGGATGCTGGGCAGGGGCTGGACCACGGCGCGTGGTCGGTGCTGGCGCGCATGTACCCGCACGCCGATATTCCGGTGGCGCAGTTAAGTCTGGCGCGGCCGTTCGATGCCGCCGCCCACCTCGCCCTCGGCGCGCGCTTGGCACCGCTGCGCCAGCGCGGTGTCCTGCTGCTGGCGAGCGGCAATGTGGTGCACAACCTGCGCGACCGCAGCACGCACACGCCGGCCTGGGCCGAGGACTTTGAAGCCCGCGCCAAGCAGGCGCTACTGACCCGCGATGACGACGCCTTGGTGGCCCTGCTCACCGAAGATGCGGCCGCACTGGCGGCCAACCCCACCGCCGAGCATTACCAGCCACTGCTGTATCTGCTGGGCGCGCGCAGCGTCGAGGACCAGGTGAGCTGCCCCACCGAAGGACTCGACCAAGGCACGCTGTCGATGTTGTCGGTGCTGTTCCAGCCGTCGCACTCCTGA
- a CDS encoding calcium/sodium antiporter, with protein sequence MMTYLMLLAGLVLLTLGGDWLVAGAARLASRFGISTLVVGLTVVAFGTSAPELMVTLNAAFTGGGAADLALGNVVGSNLFNILLILGVCALLRPLLVAPGLLRRDLPWMVVACGLLVWCMQDGNVSTLEGAVLSGLLLVYISQTLWQARRDSAASTATDRTDDSPSGPLAGELLRIVGGLALLVLGAHWLVAAAVALAQQWGLSETVIGLTIVAGGTSLPEVAASVMATLRNQRDMAVGNIVGSCLFNVFAVAGLGALVAPGGLVAPASLVAVDGWVMLAVAVVCLPVCFTGRRIDRWEGALFFGYYLAYLAYLILDATGHPARDALAAVMLTYVVPATLLLLALSVLLSARRTQPVMP encoded by the coding sequence ATGATGACTTACCTGATGCTGCTAGCCGGACTGGTGCTGCTGACCCTCGGTGGTGACTGGCTGGTGGCCGGCGCCGCACGGCTGGCCTCGCGATTCGGCATTTCAACGCTGGTGGTGGGGCTGACCGTAGTAGCCTTCGGTACCAGCGCCCCGGAACTGATGGTGACCCTCAATGCCGCCTTCACCGGCGGCGGCGCTGCCGACCTGGCGCTGGGCAATGTGGTCGGCAGCAACCTCTTCAACATCCTGCTGATCCTCGGCGTCTGTGCGCTGTTGCGGCCGCTGCTGGTGGCTCCTGGCCTACTGCGCCGTGACCTGCCGTGGATGGTGGTCGCCTGCGGTCTGTTGGTGTGGTGCATGCAGGACGGCAACGTTTCAACGCTGGAAGGCGCCGTGCTGTCCGGCCTGCTGCTGGTGTATATCAGCCAGACGCTGTGGCAAGCCCGTCGCGATAGCGCTGCCAGCACGGCGACAGACCGTACCGACGACAGCCCATCAGGGCCTCTCGCTGGCGAGCTGCTGCGGATTGTCGGCGGGCTGGCGTTGCTGGTGCTGGGCGCCCATTGGCTGGTGGCCGCAGCGGTGGCACTGGCCCAGCAATGGGGCCTGAGCGAAACCGTGATTGGTCTGACCATCGTGGCCGGCGGCACCTCGCTGCCGGAAGTGGCCGCATCAGTGATGGCGACGCTGCGCAATCAACGGGACATGGCGGTGGGCAACATCGTCGGCAGCTGCTTGTTCAATGTGTTTGCCGTGGCCGGCCTTGGTGCGCTCGTGGCACCGGGCGGTTTGGTGGCGCCGGCCAGCCTGGTGGCGGTGGACGGCTGGGTGATGCTGGCGGTGGCAGTGGTGTGCCTGCCAGTGTGCTTCACCGGCCGGCGCATCGACCGCTGGGAAGGCGCGCTGTTCTTTGGCTACTACTTGGCCTACTTGGCGTATCTGATCCTCGACGCCACCGGCCACCCGGCGCGCGATGCGCTGGCAGCGGTGATGCTGACCTACGTGGTACCCGCAACACTGCTGTTGCTGGCGCTGAGTGTGCTGCTGTCGGCCCGTCGGACCCAACCGGTGATGCCATGA
- the arfB gene encoding alternative ribosome rescue aminoacyl-tRNA hydrolase ArfB — MLYLNDELSLPLEQIQLEAMRAQGAGGQHVNKVSTAIHLRFDVGASSLPDWVKERLLAQSDRRLTSDGVWIIKSQQARSQLQNREAALERLREWILAALHTDPPRIATRPTRASRRRRLDAKQHRGRIKALRGPVNND; from the coding sequence ATGCTGTACCTCAATGACGAGCTGTCGCTGCCGCTGGAACAGATCCAGCTAGAGGCGATGCGCGCCCAAGGCGCCGGCGGCCAGCACGTCAACAAAGTCTCCACTGCCATTCACCTGCGCTTTGATGTCGGCGCGTCAAGCCTGCCGGACTGGGTGAAGGAGCGGCTGTTGGCGCAGTCCGATCGGCGCCTGACCAGCGACGGCGTGTGGATCATCAAAAGCCAACAAGCGCGCAGCCAATTGCAGAACCGCGAGGCGGCGCTGGAGCGGCTGCGTGAATGGATCTTGGCGGCCCTGCACACCGACCCGCCGCGCATTGCCACCCGCCCCACTCGCGCGTCACGGCGACGGCGGCTGGATGCCAAACAACACCGTGGCCGCATCAAGGCCCTGCGCGGCCCCGTCAACAACGATTGA
- a CDS encoding metallophosphoesterase, translated as MLRLLALCTTLALSACGGSSASSAPPAPTAATSFNLAVIPDTQFYSENNERGFLNLNPRYPKLPFEPIRGFQGITQWLADHADDYQVAFAVHVGDIVQSGTEKKNEWKRADAAMARLEAAGVPYSLAPGNHDVRDKNQQDSERTHNKELFLDYFGRNRTANGASLISKDPLGYSEARHFTALGQRFMVLALDWRTSDATLQWANEMVAQHPNTPVIVASHDILDVDLAQHQAVVTGNGERLWEKLIRHHDQIFMTISGHNHHAARTQRFNDQGLSVDMILVDYQDEYAGGNGLMRLLEMDLAAGTVTALTFSPWVLEKYRDSGLHNIVKDCPDLLTTADCDQLQPQPNVEQPGIHLDHQYRFALDFRQRFAPFRGFTASVGQVPFEPSLSDLLREELAAAAAAFNATR; from the coding sequence ATGCTGCGTCTACTTGCCCTCTGCACGACCCTAGCGCTCAGCGCTTGTGGCGGGAGCAGTGCGTCCTCCGCGCCGCCAGCGCCGACCGCCGCCACCAGCTTCAACCTAGCGGTGATCCCCGATACCCAGTTTTATTCCGAAAACAACGAGCGCGGTTTTCTTAACCTCAATCCGCGCTACCCGAAACTGCCCTTCGAGCCGATCCGCGGCTTCCAAGGCATCACCCAATGGCTGGCTGACCACGCCGACGATTACCAGGTCGCCTTTGCCGTCCATGTCGGCGATATCGTCCAGAGCGGTACCGAGAAAAAAAATGAATGGAAGCGGGCCGACGCCGCCATGGCACGGCTGGAAGCGGCCGGCGTGCCCTACAGCTTGGCGCCGGGCAACCACGATGTGCGCGACAAGAACCAGCAGGACAGTGAGCGCACCCACAATAAAGAGCTGTTCCTCGATTATTTCGGCCGCAATCGCACCGCCAACGGGGCATCGCTGATCAGCAAGGACCCTCTGGGCTACAGCGAAGCGCGCCATTTCACCGCGCTCGGCCAGCGTTTCATGGTGCTGGCGCTGGACTGGCGCACCTCCGACGCCACCTTGCAATGGGCCAATGAGATGGTGGCGCAGCATCCCAACACGCCGGTGATCGTGGCCTCCCACGACATCCTTGATGTCGACCTGGCCCAACATCAAGCGGTGGTGACCGGCAACGGCGAACGGCTGTGGGAAAAACTGATCCGCCACCACGACCAGATTTTCATGACCATCAGCGGCCACAATCACCACGCCGCACGCACCCAGCGCTTCAACGATCAAGGCCTTTCGGTGGATATGATTCTGGTGGATTACCAAGACGAATATGCCGGCGGCAATGGCCTGATGCGGCTGCTGGAAATGGATCTGGCGGCCGGCACCGTTACTGCGCTTACGTTCTCCCCTTGGGTGCTGGAAAAATACCGCGACAGCGGACTGCACAACATCGTCAAAGATTGCCCGGACTTGCTCACTACCGCCGACTGCGACCAGCTGCAGCCGCAGCCGAACGTGGAGCAACCCGGCATCCATCTTGACCACCAGTACCGCTTCGCACTGGATTTCCGCCAGCGCTTCGCGCCGTTCCGTGGCTTTACCGCCAGCGTCGGCCAGGTGCCGTTCGAACCGTCGCTATCGGATCTGCTGCGTGAGGAACTGGCGGCCGCCGCTGCGGCCTTCAATGCCACCCGCTGA
- the lipA gene encoding lipoyl synthase, translating to MTTAHPARAKVQPGEKLRGERKVRTIPLVDQSPAPQRKPDWIRVRVPSSGRIQQVKDMLRQQKLHTVCEEAGCPNLPECFGNGTATFMIMGDICTRRCAFCDVGFGRPNALDADEPRHLAESVDGMGLKYVVITSVDRDDLADGGARHFAECISAVRQRTPKVQIEILTPDFRGCLEDAIDVLSATPPDVFNHNIETVPHLYKRVRPGARFDHSLKLLQDFGARNPSIPTKTGIMVGLGETNEQVIETLQAIRAHDIDMVTIGQYLAPSKHHAPVERFVHPDEFREFARIAEQLGFTSVASGPMVRSSYHADLQHQGVDVGTL from the coding sequence ATGACCACTGCCCACCCTGCCCGCGCCAAGGTCCAACCCGGAGAAAAACTGCGGGGTGAACGCAAGGTGCGCACCATTCCTTTGGTCGACCAATCTCCGGCGCCGCAGCGCAAACCGGACTGGATTCGGGTGCGGGTACCGTCCAGCGGCCGCATTCAGCAGGTCAAGGACATGCTGCGCCAGCAGAAGCTGCACACCGTGTGCGAGGAAGCCGGCTGCCCCAACCTGCCTGAGTGCTTCGGCAACGGCACCGCCACCTTCATGATCATGGGTGACATCTGCACCCGCCGCTGCGCCTTCTGTGATGTGGGCTTTGGCCGCCCCAACGCGCTGGACGCCGACGAGCCACGCCATTTGGCTGAAAGCGTGGACGGCATGGGCCTCAAATATGTGGTCATTACCTCGGTGGACCGTGACGACCTCGCCGACGGCGGCGCGCGTCACTTTGCTGAATGCATCAGCGCCGTGCGCCAGCGCACCCCCAAAGTGCAAATCGAAATTCTGACGCCTGACTTCCGTGGCTGCTTAGAAGACGCCATCGACGTGCTCAGCGCCACGCCGCCGGACGTGTTCAACCACAACATCGAAACCGTACCGCACCTGTATAAGCGCGTGCGACCCGGTGCCCGCTTCGATCATTCGCTGAAACTTTTGCAAGATTTTGGCGCCCGTAACCCCTCGATTCCCACCAAGACCGGCATCATGGTCGGCCTCGGCGAAACCAACGAGCAGGTGATCGAGACGTTACAGGCGATCCGCGCCCACGACATCGACATGGTCACCATTGGCCAGTACTTGGCGCCGAGCAAACACCACGCCCCGGTGGAGCGCTTCGTGCATCCGGACGAATTCCGTGAGTTCGCCCGCATTGCCGAACAGCTTGGCTTCACCTCGGTGGCATCGGGCCCGATGGTGCGCAGCTCCTACCACGCGGACCTGCAACACCAGGGCGTCGACGTCGGCACCCTCTGA